In a single window of the Planctomycetia bacterium genome:
- a CDS encoding efflux RND transporter periplasmic adaptor subunit, protein MGTWWERSARRLWLAVRLVAALAALVAAGWWFLLSPIVVTTHPVETGNVTAEVLGTGTLEARVSATLGPKMAGLIAQVVVDQGDMVKTGDTLIALEDTDFRQLVGVAEADVAAAAAGLDRLQADARRAEAVLVQARQNHQRISELYAGNVAAIDEYNKAVETLSIAEAERSRADAAIVEGTKRLAAAERTLGYQRARLDDTTIKAPFDAMVVRRDRDAGDVVTAGASVLQLVSLNEMWITAWVDETELARLAEGQIARVVFRSESAAEYPGDVARVGREADRETREIVVDVRVETLPTNWAVGQRAEVYIQVDRKQGVIVLPAGLVLVRDGKTGVMVDDGGKARWREIGLGLRGRELVEVTSGLSPGTVVVSPAAGAGSPLRDGRRIKTR, encoded by the coding sequence ATGGGGACGTGGTGGGAGCGCAGCGCGCGACGGCTGTGGCTGGCGGTTCGGCTCGTCGCGGCGCTGGCCGCGCTTGTGGCGGCGGGATGGTGGTTCCTTCTTTCGCCGATCGTGGTCACAACCCACCCCGTCGAGACGGGGAACGTGACTGCGGAGGTGCTGGGCACCGGAACGCTGGAGGCCCGGGTGAGCGCGACGCTCGGGCCGAAGATGGCCGGGTTGATCGCACAGGTGGTCGTCGACCAGGGGGATATGGTCAAGACCGGCGACACGCTGATCGCGCTTGAAGACACGGACTTCAGACAACTGGTTGGCGTGGCCGAGGCGGACGTGGCCGCGGCGGCGGCGGGACTCGACCGGCTACAGGCCGACGCAAGGCGCGCGGAAGCGGTGCTGGTACAAGCGCGGCAGAACCACCAGCGAATTTCGGAACTCTATGCCGGGAATGTCGCGGCGATAGACGAGTACAACAAGGCCGTCGAAACCCTGTCGATCGCGGAGGCTGAGAGGAGTCGCGCCGACGCGGCCATCGTCGAGGGGACGAAGCGTTTGGCCGCGGCGGAGAGAACGCTAGGTTACCAGCGGGCGCGCCTGGACGACACGACCATTAAGGCGCCATTCGACGCGATGGTCGTACGGCGCGACCGAGATGCCGGGGACGTCGTCACTGCAGGCGCGTCGGTTCTGCAACTGGTCTCGCTCAACGAGATGTGGATCACCGCTTGGGTGGATGAGACCGAGTTGGCTCGTCTCGCCGAGGGTCAGATCGCGCGGGTGGTCTTTCGCTCCGAATCTGCGGCAGAGTATCCCGGCGACGTGGCCCGCGTGGGGCGCGAGGCCGACCGCGAAACGCGCGAGATCGTGGTGGACGTGCGTGTGGAAACGCTGCCGACGAACTGGGCCGTGGGGCAGCGTGCCGAGGTTTATATCCAGGTGGACCGCAAGCAGGGCGTCATCGTGCTCCCTGCCGGGCTGGTGCTGGTGCGCGACGGGAAGACGGGCGTCATGGTGGACGATGGCGGGAAGGCCCGCTGGCGCGAGATCGGCCTAGGCCTGCGAGGGCGCGAGTTAGTCGAAGTGACAAGTGGGTTGTCGCCGGGCACGGTGGTCGTCAGCCCGGCGGCGGGGGCCGGCAGTCCGCTGCGGGACGGGCGGAGGATCAAGACCCGATGA
- a CDS encoding ABC transporter permease: MNLAVRDIRHNIGRFILTTIGVGMLLMVVMGMGGIYRGLVDDALVVTRGVGADLWVVQRDTRGPFAEVSRLPRNVVDRVTAVPGMVDAREFVYHTIQREHDGKVLRMAVLGLGWPNDKGEGLPIVAGRPLAQNHYEMIADETLGLRLHEKLRLGKDTYVVVGITRWMVSSGGDGIACFTSRDAQAIQFDEPGESVRLERQARQARAGGVDLGRTQPAVLARASGPSGKIVVLPGPAISAVIARLAPGADLDAVQQVMDGWSDVSSYTGAEQEELLLKGSVDRARRQILLFRVLLTIISAVIMALIIYTLTLDKLHPIALLKLIGAPNRTIVGLILQQSLIMGTLAYGVGYVIGLRLFPMFPRRVLVTNDDLLRVAGIVFVISVLASLLGIWKAMRVAPNEAIG, translated from the coding sequence ATGAATCTGGCCGTCCGCGACATCCGCCACAACATAGGCCGCTTTATTCTCACGACCATTGGTGTGGGCATGCTCCTGATGGTCGTGATGGGCATGGGCGGCATTTATCGCGGCCTGGTCGATGATGCATTGGTCGTGACGCGCGGCGTCGGGGCCGACTTGTGGGTCGTTCAGCGTGACACGCGCGGGCCGTTCGCCGAGGTCTCCCGGCTGCCGCGCAACGTGGTCGATCGGGTGACGGCGGTGCCCGGCATGGTGGACGCGCGCGAGTTCGTGTACCACACGATCCAGCGTGAGCACGACGGCAAGGTGCTCCGCATGGCCGTGCTCGGCCTGGGCTGGCCCAATGACAAGGGCGAAGGCTTGCCGATTGTCGCCGGGCGGCCGCTGGCTCAGAACCACTACGAGATGATCGCCGACGAGACGCTTGGGTTGAGGTTGCACGAGAAGCTGCGGCTGGGGAAGGACACGTACGTGGTCGTCGGGATTACGCGATGGATGGTCTCTTCAGGCGGGGACGGGATCGCGTGCTTCACCAGCCGCGACGCTCAGGCGATTCAGTTCGACGAGCCGGGCGAGTCCGTCCGCCTGGAACGGCAGGCCCGCCAAGCTCGCGCGGGCGGGGTAGACCTCGGGCGCACGCAGCCCGCCGTCCTGGCGCGGGCCTCCGGTCCGTCGGGCAAGATTGTCGTTCTGCCGGGCCCGGCGATCAGCGCCGTGATCGCGCGGCTGGCTCCCGGGGCCGACTTGGACGCCGTGCAGCAGGTCATGGACGGTTGGAGCGATGTGTCGAGCTATACCGGGGCCGAGCAGGAAGAACTGCTTCTGAAGGGGAGCGTTGACCGCGCCCGCCGGCAGATCCTGCTCTTCCGGGTGCTGCTAACGATCATCTCCGCGGTTATCATGGCGCTGATCATTTATACGCTCACTCTCGACAAGCTCCATCCGATCGCGCTCCTGAAGCTCATCGGCGCTCCCAACCGCACGATTGTCGGGCTGATACTCCAGCAATCCCTCATCATGGGGACGCTGGCGTACGGCGTGGGGTACGTCATTGGGCTGCGGCTCTTCCCGATGTTCCCGCGGCGTGTGCTGGTGACGAATGACGATCTGCTCCGCGTGGCAGGAATCGTCTTTGTCATTTCGGTGTTGGCGAGTCTCCTGGGCATCTGGAAGGCAATGCGCGTCGCCCCCAACGAGGCCATCGGTTAG
- a CDS encoding ABC transporter ATP-binding protein yields the protein MALETEGLTKVYGSGHTEVVAMRDVSMSVRQGEVVALLGPSGAGKSTFLLCAGLINLPTRGRVTIGGKPVVDSTGAVADLRRFRRENIGFIFQKSNLIPFLNAVENVQIVGELIGRTPAAARRRAMQLLNALGVGARALNRPTQLSGGEQQRVTVARALANQPSLILADEPTAALDSKRGRQVMGLFRDVAHQHGTGVIVVTHDHRALDVFDTVYEMEDGVIGPASHELLSSIASAPPGNESGVSHVS from the coding sequence ATGGCACTGGAGACCGAAGGGCTGACCAAGGTGTACGGCAGCGGGCACACCGAGGTAGTCGCGATGCGCGATGTGAGCATGAGCGTGCGTCAGGGAGAGGTGGTCGCCCTTCTCGGCCCGAGCGGCGCGGGTAAATCGACCTTCCTTCTGTGCGCCGGCCTCATCAACCTACCCACGCGCGGGCGCGTTACGATAGGCGGCAAGCCGGTCGTGGACAGCACGGGCGCCGTGGCGGATCTGCGCCGCTTTCGCCGCGAGAACATCGGCTTCATCTTCCAAAAATCCAACCTGATCCCATTTCTCAATGCCGTCGAGAACGTGCAGATCGTCGGCGAACTGATCGGTCGAACCCCGGCCGCGGCCCGCCGCCGCGCTATGCAATTGCTCAACGCGCTGGGTGTGGGGGCGCGGGCGCTCAACAGGCCTACCCAGCTCTCGGGAGGTGAACAGCAGCGCGTCACTGTCGCCCGCGCGCTGGCGAATCAGCCCAGCCTCATCCTGGCCGACGAACCCACCGCCGCCCTGGACAGCAAACGCGGGCGTCAGGTGATGGGACTGTTCCGCGATGTCGCCCATCAGCACGGCACGGGCGTGATCGTCGTGACCCACGACCATCGGGCCCTGGACGTTTTCGACACCGTCTATGAGATGGAGGACGGGGTGATTGGTCCCGCATCGCATGAACTATTGAGCTCCATCGCGAGTGCGCCTCCGGGTAATGAGAGTGGGGTTTCCCACGTTTCGTAG
- a CDS encoding carbohydrate porin gives MFRFRSVLVVTIIGFLFTQSSQGQDKADAPDAKPPEGNAKTSESEPDAGEKPMALQSLIPKLPDYTGDLWSRSVLTGDWGGARTELANHGILFDLDVTQFTQQNARGGKNTKGSFEYGGSADYTLRLDTARMNLWPGGLITLHGETQFGRSANGNTGSLMSPNFKSLLPVPGDPGITTLSEFYITQALSEKIAIIAGKLDLTSLGDRNTFAGDAAHTTQFMNTAFNVNPVLFSGGPYTAMAAGVILIPTDWLEVATIVLDNDPDGAATKTGFNTAFHGRDWTTISQEYAFKVKPFDKPGHQKFGWLWTSRDFLEFDSDSRLPVPVQRIELPRLGRNLLPRRFRKLNLGNVLFDSEEPDTRPDNWAFYYNFDQYLYTEADDPTQGWGIFGRFGFAPTKGNPIQEFYSIGLGGKGSIPRRDNDTWGAGYYCTHTDNNLSSVLGITREQGVELFYSIEVTPWFHITPDLQVIVDPADGFGGRETAVVYGIRGQVKL, from the coding sequence ATGTTTCGATTTCGAAGTGTACTTGTCGTGACGATCATCGGCTTTTTGTTTACTCAATCGTCCCAGGGCCAGGACAAGGCGGACGCGCCCGACGCTAAGCCGCCTGAAGGCAACGCGAAAACGAGCGAGTCCGAGCCGGATGCGGGCGAGAAGCCCATGGCGTTGCAGTCTCTGATTCCCAAGTTGCCCGATTACACGGGAGACCTCTGGAGTCGTTCGGTTCTGACCGGGGACTGGGGCGGGGCACGGACCGAGCTGGCCAACCACGGCATTCTGTTCGACCTGGACGTCACTCAATTCACGCAGCAGAACGCGCGAGGGGGCAAGAACACGAAGGGCTCTTTTGAGTACGGCGGTTCCGCGGATTACACCTTGCGGCTGGACACGGCGCGCATGAATCTTTGGCCGGGCGGCCTCATCACCCTTCACGGGGAGACCCAGTTCGGGCGAAGCGCCAACGGCAATACCGGCTCCCTGATGTCGCCGAACTTCAAGTCGCTACTGCCCGTTCCGGGCGATCCGGGCATCACCACGCTTTCCGAGTTCTACATCACGCAGGCCCTCTCCGAAAAAATCGCAATCATCGCGGGAAAGCTGGATCTGACGTCCCTGGGAGACCGAAATACCTTCGCCGGCGATGCCGCACATACGACCCAGTTCATGAACACGGCTTTTAACGTCAATCCTGTCCTTTTTTCAGGTGGGCCCTATACCGCCATGGCGGCCGGCGTGATTCTCATCCCGACGGATTGGCTTGAAGTCGCCACTATTGTTCTGGACAACGATCCGGACGGCGCGGCCACAAAGACAGGTTTCAACACTGCATTTCACGGGCGCGACTGGACGACTATCTCTCAGGAGTATGCGTTCAAGGTGAAGCCGTTCGACAAGCCGGGACACCAGAAGTTCGGCTGGCTCTGGACGTCAAGAGACTTCCTGGAGTTTGATTCCGATTCGCGCCTTCCAGTGCCCGTTCAGCGGATCGAGTTGCCCCGTCTGGGTAGAAATCTGCTTCCGCGACGATTTAGAAAATTGAATTTGGGCAACGTGCTCTTCGACTCCGAGGAGCCCGATACGCGCCCGGACAATTGGGCCTTCTATTACAATTTCGATCAATATCTTTACACCGAGGCGGACGATCCCACCCAGGGATGGGGAATCTTCGGACGCTTCGGGTTTGCGCCGACCAAGGGAAACCCCATTCAGGAGTTCTACAGCATCGGTCTGGGCGGCAAGGGATCGATTCCAAGACGCGACAACGATACGTGGGGCGCGGGATACTACTGCACCCACACCGATAACAACCTCAGTTCGGTTCTTGGAATTACCAGGGAGCAGGGCGTCGAGCTTTTCTACAGCATCGAAGTCACTCCCTGGTTTCACATCACCCCCGACCTGCAGGTGATCGTGGACCCCGCTGACGGTTTCGGCGGTCGCGAAACGGCAGTCGTCTATGGAATCCGCGGCCAGGTCAAACTTTGA
- a CDS encoding haloacid dehalogenase-like hydrolase, producing MLRRSIYLRLSLSSLLIFVGVNPVSGAQDPLPLWNDGPTKQAIVSFVGKVTREGSSGFVPVPERIAVFDNDGTLWAEQPMYFQLFFALDRVKALAPHHPEWKDQEPFASLLKGDVKGALAGGEPAILKIVAATHTGMTVAEFERTVKDWAAAAKHPRFNRPFTECIYQPMFELLTYLRANGFKTYIVSGGGVDFMRPWADRVYGIPPEQIIGSNGKTKFEFRAGKPVLVKLPEIGSIDDKTGKPININLQIGRRPLMAFGNSDGDLQMLQWTTMDHGDGNTYPRFGLIVHHTDAEREWAYDRKSHVGTLDKALDEAASRGWVVVDMKRDWKRIFPF from the coding sequence ATGCTTCGTCGATCGATTTACCTAAGATTGTCTCTTTCGTCGCTGCTGATCTTCGTAGGCGTAAATCCCGTTTCAGGCGCTCAGGATCCCTTGCCGTTATGGAATGACGGCCCGACGAAGCAGGCCATTGTGAGCTTTGTCGGAAAGGTCACCCGCGAAGGGTCGTCGGGTTTCGTCCCGGTTCCCGAACGCATCGCCGTCTTCGACAACGACGGCACGCTCTGGGCCGAGCAGCCGATGTATTTCCAACTCTTTTTCGCACTGGACCGCGTAAAGGCGCTGGCGCCGCATCATCCGGAATGGAAGGATCAGGAGCCGTTCGCCTCACTGCTCAAGGGTGACGTGAAGGGCGCCTTGGCAGGCGGCGAACCGGCGATCCTCAAAATCGTCGCGGCGACTCATACCGGCATGACGGTCGCTGAGTTCGAGCGCACGGTCAAGGATTGGGCCGCCGCCGCGAAGCATCCGCGCTTCAACCGGCCGTTTACCGAGTGCATCTACCAACCCATGTTTGAGTTACTGACCTATCTCCGCGCGAACGGATTCAAGACATATATCGTTTCCGGTGGCGGAGTGGATTTCATGCGCCCCTGGGCCGATCGCGTCTATGGAATCCCGCCGGAGCAGATCATCGGCTCCAACGGCAAGACGAAGTTCGAATTCCGCGCCGGCAAGCCGGTCCTTGTGAAGTTGCCCGAAATCGGCAGCATTGACGACAAGACGGGCAAACCGATCAACATCAACTTGCAGATCGGGCGACGGCCCCTCATGGCCTTCGGCAACTCGGACGGGGACCTGCAAATGCTCCAGTGGACGACGATGGATCATGGCGACGGCAATACTTATCCCCGGTTCGGCCTCATCGTCCACCATACGGACGCCGAGCGTGAATGGGCGTACGATCGCAAGTCGCACGTGGGAACATTGGACAAGGCATTGGACGAAGCCGCCTCGCGTGGATGGGTAGTCGTGGACATGAAGCGCGATTGGAAACGGATTTTCCCTTTTTGA
- a CDS encoding arylsulfatase has translation MRFWRGCCSRVTASALVIAAIGQSAVHAQQTKPNIVFIMGDDIGMWNIGAYHRGMMAGRTPNLDRLAKEGMLFTDYYAEASCTAGRANFITGQLPIRTGMTTVGQAGAPTGMPAEACTIATALKAQGYATGQFGKNHLGDRNEFLPTLHGFDEFFGYLYHLDAMEDPAHPNYPQELLDTVGPRNMVHSWATDVDDPKVMPRWGKIGKQKIEDAGALFPKRMETVDDEIRDLALKFMERAKADNKPFFCWLNPTRMHIVTHLSEKYQKMRTSENGWSEQEAGMAQLDDDIGLVMKKLKDLGVDDNTIVVFTTDNGTELFTWPDGGTTPFAQCKGTVMEGGFRVPCILRWPGHVPADTVQNGIMSGLDWFPTFLAAAGNTTITDDLLKGAKIGERTYRNHLDGYNQMDMITGKGPSARHEIFYLGESTVGAVRIDDYKFRFIDQPQGWLGEKTHADVPYITNLRLDPFERMGWPNNGTREGSQQYFDWFKFQFWRFVFVQQVMAKEIQTFIEYPPMQRGASFNLDAVKAEMAKRMDQAAAASKGPGQ, from the coding sequence ATGAGATTCTGGCGCGGTTGTTGCAGTCGTGTGACTGCCTCCGCGCTGGTCATTGCGGCCATCGGACAATCTGCCGTCCACGCCCAGCAAACGAAGCCCAACATCGTGTTCATCATGGGCGATGACATCGGCATGTGGAACATCGGCGCCTACCATCGCGGCATGATGGCAGGGCGAACGCCAAACTTGGACCGGCTGGCCAAGGAAGGCATGTTGTTTACCGACTACTACGCCGAGGCGAGTTGTACGGCGGGCCGCGCGAACTTCATCACGGGCCAACTGCCGATCCGCACCGGTATGACCACCGTCGGTCAGGCAGGAGCACCCACCGGAATGCCCGCCGAGGCATGCACGATTGCCACCGCGCTCAAGGCGCAGGGCTACGCAACCGGGCAATTCGGCAAGAATCACCTGGGAGACCGGAATGAGTTCCTGCCGACGTTGCACGGCTTCGACGAATTCTTCGGCTACCTGTACCACCTCGACGCCATGGAAGACCCTGCGCACCCGAACTACCCGCAGGAGCTGCTGGACACAGTCGGACCGCGCAACATGGTTCACTCCTGGGCCACCGACGTAGACGACCCGAAGGTGATGCCGCGATGGGGCAAGATCGGCAAGCAGAAGATCGAGGACGCCGGAGCGCTCTTTCCCAAGCGGATGGAAACCGTCGATGACGAAATTCGCGATCTTGCGCTCAAATTCATGGAAAGGGCCAAGGCGGACAACAAACCCTTCTTCTGCTGGCTCAATCCGACCCGCATGCACATCGTCACGCACCTGTCGGAGAAGTACCAAAAGATGCGCACCAGCGAAAATGGGTGGTCGGAACAGGAAGCCGGCATGGCCCAGCTCGATGACGACATCGGTCTGGTCATGAAGAAGCTCAAGGACCTGGGCGTCGATGACAACACCATCGTCGTCTTCACCACCGACAACGGCACGGAACTCTTCACCTGGCCCGACGGCGGAACGACGCCGTTCGCGCAGTGCAAGGGCACGGTCATGGAGGGTGGCTTCCGTGTCCCCTGCATTCTGCGCTGGCCCGGACACGTCCCGGCGGACACCGTGCAAAACGGCATCATGTCCGGTCTCGACTGGTTCCCCACCTTCCTGGCCGCGGCCGGCAACACCACCATAACCGACGACTTGCTCAAGGGCGCGAAGATCGGCGAACGGACATACAGGAACCATCTGGATGGCTACAACCAGATGGACATGATTACCGGCAAGGGGCCGTCCGCGCGCCATGAAATCTTCTACCTCGGCGAGAGCACCGTCGGGGCCGTGAGAATTGACGACTATAAGTTTCGCTTCATCGACCAGCCCCAGGGCTGGCTGGGTGAGAAGACCCATGCGGACGTACCGTACATCACCAACCTGCGGCTCGATCCGTTCGAGCGCATGGGCTGGCCCAACAACGGTACGAGGGAAGGATCGCAGCAATACTTCGATTGGTTCAAGTTCCAATTCTGGCGATTCGTGTTCGTCCAGCAGGTGATGGCGAAAGAAATCCAGACCTTCATCGAGTACCCGCCGATGCAGCGGGGCGCGAGCTTCAATCTGGACGCCGTCAAGGCGGAGATGGCAAAGAGGATGGACCAGGCGGCAGCGGCAAGCAAAGGCCCAGGCCAATAA
- a CDS encoding formylglycine-generating enzyme family protein, which translates to MKRVVREKQVPMVVCAILCMSGIAQVADPPGMVWIPGGEFTMGTDSEFSLPNERPAHKVRVDGFWIDATPVTNAEFREFVKATGYVTTAEKPVDWEELKKQVPPGTPKPSDEMLRPGSLVFTPPDHAVDLRDMSGWWTWTTGANWRRPRGPNSDIKGKEGCPVVQVSWDDAASYAKWAEKRLPTEAEWEYAARGGAKTNTRYSWGNEFRPAGKFMANTFDGQFPHKNTAEDGFAGASPVKAFPPNGYGLYDMGGNVWNWTADLYRADTHATAKAAGVCCNPTGPKSSHDPVREVPHCVERVIKGGSFLCHPSYCESYRPSARRGMPPDTGSQHVGFRCVKTDKSETELSSKKQN; encoded by the coding sequence ATGAAGCGTGTTGTTCGTGAGAAGCAGGTACCGATGGTCGTTTGCGCAATTCTATGTATGAGTGGAATCGCCCAGGTCGCCGATCCGCCGGGAATGGTCTGGATACCCGGCGGCGAATTCACGATGGGCACAGACTCCGAATTCTCCCTTCCCAATGAACGGCCCGCTCACAAAGTCCGCGTTGACGGCTTCTGGATCGACGCGACGCCGGTCACCAACGCTGAGTTTCGCGAGTTCGTGAAAGCGACCGGCTACGTTACGACGGCGGAAAAACCGGTCGATTGGGAGGAACTCAAGAAGCAGGTCCCCCCGGGCACGCCGAAACCGTCAGATGAAATGCTGCGGCCCGGATCGCTCGTCTTCACGCCGCCGGATCACGCGGTTGATCTGCGCGACATGTCCGGCTGGTGGACTTGGACGACCGGCGCGAATTGGCGGCGCCCGCGGGGCCCCAACAGCGACATCAAGGGCAAGGAGGGCTGCCCCGTCGTGCAAGTCTCGTGGGATGATGCCGCGTCCTATGCGAAGTGGGCGGAAAAGCGTCTGCCGACCGAGGCCGAATGGGAGTATGCGGCGCGCGGCGGGGCAAAGACTAATACGCGATATTCCTGGGGCAATGAATTTCGACCCGCCGGCAAGTTCATGGCCAACACGTTCGATGGCCAGTTTCCGCACAAGAACACGGCCGAAGACGGTTTCGCGGGCGCCTCTCCGGTGAAGGCGTTTCCACCGAACGGATATGGCCTGTACGACATGGGCGGCAACGTATGGAACTGGACCGCGGATCTGTACCGCGCCGACACGCACGCAACCGCGAAGGCGGCCGGCGTCTGCTGCAATCCGACCGGGCCGAAGTCCTCGCATGATCCCGTGCGCGAAGTGCCGCATTGCGTCGAGCGCGTCATCAAGGGCGGCTCGTTTCTTTGTCATCCAAGCTATTGCGAGAGCTATCGCCCGAGCGCGCGCCGCGGTATGCCGCCGGACACGGGCTCGCAGCATGTCGGATTTCGGTGCGTCAAAACGGACAAGTCTGAAACAGAGCTAAGTAGTAAGAAGCAAAACTAA
- a CDS encoding transporter, translating into MSISANSDEPASDETEHSALGVSDSEALANKLANPVADLISIPLQSNYIIGGGRDLPERQGPLRNLRHLPGPFGRQGERFLESRAGRIASRLLSLGKGDNRDQAFKYLLNVQPVIPFTLNEDWNLISRTILPIVAQNDVIGTTSQGGMGDITQSLFLSPKSTEPFIWGAGPVFLIPTATDDSLGSERWGMGPTGVILKQSGPWTVGALANHIWSFARDDGRKEVNNTYLQPFINYTFKTATSLTCNTESTYDWIDNQWTIPLYAGVGQIVKIGKLPVSLQLGSQYWVAGPETAPDWSIRFQLAFLFPKLAENSPHHK; encoded by the coding sequence ATGTCGATTTCCGCGAACAGCGACGAACCCGCATCTGACGAAACGGAGCATTCCGCTCTGGGTGTGTCGGATTCCGAAGCACTGGCCAACAAGCTCGCCAACCCGGTCGCCGACCTCATCAGCATCCCCTTGCAAAGCAACTACATCATCGGCGGCGGACGCGATCTGCCGGAGAGGCAAGGCCCGTTGAGGAATCTCCGCCATCTGCCCGGTCCATTCGGGCGACAAGGTGAGAGATTTCTCGAAAGCCGCGCCGGGCGCATAGCATCACGGCTGCTCAGTCTGGGGAAGGGTGATAACCGCGACCAAGCATTCAAGTATCTCCTGAATGTTCAGCCGGTGATTCCGTTCACCCTGAATGAAGATTGGAATCTCATCAGTCGAACGATCCTACCGATCGTCGCTCAAAACGATGTCATCGGGACCACCAGCCAAGGCGGCATGGGTGACATCACGCAGAGTTTGTTCCTTTCACCCAAGAGCACGGAGCCGTTCATCTGGGGGGCGGGACCGGTGTTTCTCATTCCCACAGCCACCGACGATTCGCTCGGTTCGGAGCGCTGGGGGATGGGTCCGACCGGCGTTATCCTCAAGCAGAGCGGCCCCTGGACCGTCGGTGCATTAGCGAATCACATTTGGTCGTTTGCCCGTGACGACGGCCGCAAGGAAGTGAATAACACTTACCTCCAGCCGTTCATCAATTACACATTCAAGACGGCGACGAGTCTGACGTGTAACACGGAATCGACCTACGACTGGATCGACAACCAGTGGACCATTCCGCTTTATGCGGGCGTCGGTCAGATCGTCAAGATCGGCAAGCTCCCGGTCAGCTTGCAACTCGGCAGTCAATACTGGGTCGCCGGGCCGGAGACCGCTCCGGATTGGAGCATAAGATTCCAATTGGCGTTCTTGTTTCCGAAATTGGCGGAGAATTCTCCGCATCATAAATAG